The Equus caballus isolate H_3958 breed thoroughbred chromosome 12, TB-T2T, whole genome shotgun sequence genome contains a region encoding:
- the OR5L1D gene encoding olfactory receptor family 5 subfamily L member 1D isoform X1 — MEGLLPAIASAFQLILGHLWCALLVISESLSQGPGLPAFPWEVLVCTVVVALIVKTGHIFRRGKSPGERCSARAEVSGECGENTGPENRAEEALQCPRVEASPLPLRTLCLAAMNTILSTSALQDTVDLLEKALKNLPVKVSKATDEEEHQERARWLQQQKQIEEELPGEILSLQTEEATLQHENTKLEGEIQQLKLKLQNLHELHDEEVAPLYRKFFEEERVCSKLKKKLLNVCWEMNSTYQLRNLCKKMAKDLAQEVKTCTSFYHKENLFQMQRAKESWRAAVLAERKLEELRRQNEHNRQRLAMLEASFQPLPRGNFPPAAPPTVPRGPEVWGIPWAGSTPPGRRMALP, encoded by the coding sequence ATGGAGGGCCTGCTGCCTGCCATCGCGTCCGCTTTCCAGCTGATCCTGGGGCACCTGTGGTGTGCTCTGCTGGTGATTTCGGAAAGCTTGAGCCAGGGTCCAGGTCTCCCTGCGTTCCCCTGGGAGGTCCTGGTAtgtactgtggtggtggctttgATAGTCAAGACAGGACATATTTTCAGAAGAGGGAAGTCTCCAGGCGAAAGGTGTTCTGCCCGCGCTGAAGTCAGTGGAGAATGTGGGGAGAATACCGGACCTGAGAACCGAGCCGAGGAAGCCCTTCAGTGCCCTCGGGTGGAGGCCAGTCCTCTCCCGTTACGAACCTTGTGCTTGGCAGCGATGAATACAATCCTGAGCACGTCAGCACTTCAGGACACTGtcgaccttctggaaaaggctttGAAGAACCTGCCTGTTAAAGTCTCCAAAGCAACTGATGAAGAGGAACATCAGGAAAGAGCCAGATGGTtgcagcaacaaaagcaaattgAGGAAGAGCTTCCAGGAGAAATCCTCTCCCTCCAAACCGAGGAAGCAACTTTGCAGCACGAAAACACCAAGCTTGAAGGTGAGATTCAGCAGCTGAAGCTCAAACTTCAAAATCTGCATGAGCTACATGATGAAGAAGTTGCGCCACTTTACAGAAAATTCTTTGAGGAGGAAAGGGTCTGCTCCAAGTTGAAGAAGAAGCTCCTCAACGTGTGCTGGGAGATGAACTCCACGTACCAGCTTCGCAACCTCTGCAAGAAGATGGCTAAAGACCTGGCCCAAGAAGTGAAGACGTGCACTTCCTTCTATCACAAGGAGAACCTCTTCCAGATGCAAAGAGCCAAAGAAAGCTGGAGGGCAGCCGTGTTGGCGGAGAGAAAGCTCGAGGAGCTAAGAAGACAAAACGAGCACAACAGGCAAAGGCTGGCCATGTTGGAGGCCTCGTTCCAGCCTTTGCCAAGAGGCAattttcctccagctgctcctcccacggtccccagaggcccagaagTGTGGGGGATCCCCTGGGCCGGTAGTACCCCCCCAGGAAGGAGGATGGCCCTGCCATGa